The window AGTTAACATTAGATTAGGAGTGAGAGATGGTGTGAGGTGGCTTAAAGATGAGTTGGGTTACCTCCAATCTGCTGTACGCCAGGCAGAGCTAAATCAAGAATTGAATCCTCTGATCCGCCAATGGATAAACAACGTCAAAGATGTCGCCAATGATGCTGTAATCATCCTGGAGAGGTTTAGCACCCTCCAGGAAGAAGAAGATGCAGCTCCCAGAAAAAGCATTCTTGGTTGTTTGCGGAGCTCTATTTGCATGTGTAGGAAAGAAGCCAAGCTCTACGATATTGGCAAGGAGATCGAATCACTGAGAGGAAGAGTCGTTGAGATCAAGAACAGGAGAGATGAGTATGGTATTACCAACATCTTAGCCAATCCGATTGTGCAACAGAGAAAGAGAACAGTACTGAGAGCAACCTCCTTTGAAAACCAGGTCGATGTGGTTGGTTTTGAGGATGATTTTAAGACTTTGTTTGCTGAACTTGTTGGAGAGGATCCCTCCCTTAAAGTGATTTCCATTCACGGAATGGGGGGGTTGGGGAAGACCACACTCGCTAGTAAGTTGTACGACTCTGGCAAGTTGAACCATTTTAATTGCCGTGCTTGGGTTTGTGTGTCCCAAGAATATAACATTAAAGATGTTTTAAGGACAATAATAAAGTCTATTATGGACCATGAACCGACAAATAATCTGGATAACATGAATGAGGTCGACTTGCTGCAGCACTTGCGGAAGTTACTGCTAGGGCGTGATCGATATCTGGCTGTGATTGATGATATATGGGATATAGAGGCTTGGGAAAAGATTAAAAAAGCCTTTCCAGATAACAAAAACGGTAGCAGAGTCATTATAACCACCCGGAACAAGATAATTGCTCAGAGAGTAGATGACAGATGCTTTGTCCATGCACTCCGCTTTCTTAGGGAAGATGAGAGCTGGGATTTGTTCTGTAAAAGAGCAAAACCATTAAAGAATCTGGAGCAGTTAGGAAAAGAGATGGTAGGAAAATGTGGAGGTTTACCACTTGCAATCATGGTATTGAGTGGGTTATTGTTGCACAAGAACAGCTACGAGGAATGGGTAAAGGTGAAGAACGATATTTGGAGACAACTGAAGGGTGAATCTGCAGAGATCCAAGACATACTCAACTTGAGTTATTATGACTTGTCTTTCCAGATAAGACAATGTTTTCTCTACCTTGCAAGGTTCCCTGAAGACCATGCTTTTAAAGTCAA of the Daucus carota subsp. sativus chromosome 4, DH1 v3.0, whole genome shotgun sequence genome contains:
- the LOC108215674 gene encoding putative disease resistance RPP13-like protein 3 isoform X3, yielding MVDATISFAIEKLSDFLTQEVNIRLGVRDGVRWLKDELGYLQSAVRQAELNQELNPLIRQWINNVKDVANDAVIILERFSTLQEEEDAAPRKSILGCLRSSICMCRKEAKLYDIGKEIESLRGRVVEIKNRRDEYGITNILANPIVQQRKRTVLRATSFENQVDVVGFEDDFKTLFAELVGEDPSLKVISIHGMGGLGKTTLASKLYDSGKLNHFNCRAWVCVSQEYNIKDVLRTIIKSIMDHEPTNNLDNMNEVDLLQHLRKLLLGRDRYLAVIDDIWDIEAWEKIKKAFPDNKNGSRVIITTRNKIIAQRVDDRCFVHALRFLREDESWDLFCKRAKPLKNLEQLGKEMVGKCGGLPLAIMVLSGLLLHKNSYEEWVKVKNDIWRQLKGESAEIQDILNLSYYDLSFQIRQCFLYLARFPEDHAFKVNNLKLLWIAEEFISEADEEDGVSMEDVAENYLIELINRNMIWIEKWYWGEKVHTCRMHDLVRDLAIQKSKEEKLLGIFDSSKLHTSPIRLLQEQPRHVIYNDYDLNISKC
- the LOC108215674 gene encoding putative disease resistance RPP13-like protein 3 isoform X2 — its product is MVDATISFAIEKLSDFLTQEVNIRLGVRDGVRWLKDELGYLQSAVRQAELNQELNPLIRQWINNVKDVANDAVIILERFSTLQEEEDAAPRKSILGCLRSSICMCRKEAKLYDIGKEIESLRGRVVEIKNRRDEYGITNILANPIVQQRKRTVLRATSFENQVDVVGFEDDFKTLFAELVGEDPSLKVISIHGMGGLGKTTLASKLYDSGKLNHFNCRAWVCVSQEYNIKDVLRTIIKSIMDHEPTNNLDNMNEVDLLQHLRKLLLGRDRYLAVIDDIWDIEAWEKIKKAFPDNKNGSRVIITTRNKIIAQRVDDRCFVHALRFLREDESWDLFCKRAKPLKNLEQLGKEMVGKCGGLPLAIMVLSGLLLHKNSYEEWVKVKNDIWRQLKGESAEIQDILNLSYYDLSFQIRQCFLYLARFPEDHAFKVNNLKLLWIAEEFISEADEEDGVSMEDVAENYLIELINRNMIWIEKWYWGEKVHTCRMHDLVRDLAIQKSKEEKLLGIFDSSKLHTSPIRLLQEQPRHVIYNDYDYICLPRENLTR